The DNA region TGCGGCGAACGCGCTGGAGTCGATGGCACGCTCGGTGGCCTTACGGATCGCTGGGCCGACGCTCGGAGGACTCCTTGTCGCGCTCCTCCCGTCCGTCTCGGTCATCGCCGTGAACGCGGCGAGCTTTTTCGCGGCTGCCTGCTGTGTGGCGCTGTTGCGCACCGCGCGCGCGAACCCCGCTGCATCCGCAGAAACGGAAGCAGGCGGGGAGACGAAAGTCTCTGGTCGGCAGTTCTGGCGCTACCTCTACGGCGAGCGCTGGCTCTGGGTGCTCATCCTCTGGGCCGGGGTGCTGCTACTCCTGCAAACAGGGCCGAGACAAGTGCTCCTCCCCCTCCTTGTCCATGACCGCTTCGACAAGGGAGCCAGCTCGTACGGCATCCTCATCGCGGCATCCGGAGTCACCGCGATCCTGGCCTCGCTCTACATCGGGTCACGTGCGCTGCCGCCGAACTATCCACGACGCATGCTGCTCGCATGGATGGCCGGGGCTGTGCCGCTGGCCGCGATGGTCTTCGTCCCTTCGTTCTGGTGGCTGCTGCCGCTGATGGGCGTGTATGGCTTCTTCTCCACCATCGGCAACGTGTACTGGTTCACGCTCCTCCAAATCCATGTGCCCGACGAAGTGCGTGGACGAGTGATTAGCGTCGATTGGTTGGGGTCTCTCGCGCTCGTGCCCGCCTCGGCGGTGCTCGCGGGTGCGAGCCAAAGCCCTACCTACGCCACATCATTATTCGTGCTCGGCGGGACGCTGCCAGTTCTCTTCACAGCAGTGCTTCTTGCCCGAGTGCGCATGCCCGAGGCCAAGAGTGCTGAGACGGCAACTACCAAAATGTTCGAAGACGGTGTGGTCGTGAGTTGACGGCGATCCGTAGACGTTTTGCTGCAGGCTTGCAGTCGTCCGGTTCGCATCAGTAACCACAAGAAGACAGCTCACGAGCAAGCTTTCATAAGCCAGCTACTCCTCTGCGTTATTTCTGGTCCGGTGCAGCCGGTAAGAACACCCAGGACGACCGCGCTATGCTCGTGCGCAGCGCCATCAGCGCGCGCCGGATGGATCGGAGGAACGATGAGCGCATTCGGCGCGGAGGCGGTGGCTTTCCTGCTGCTGCTCGCGGTGTTGGTGTTCGCGGTCGCGCGTCCGAAAGGGCTGCCGGAGGCGGCGGCGGCGGTCCCTGCCGCTGGGCTCGCGGTCCTCGCGGGGACGGTGTCCTGGTCGGAGGCGGTGGCGGAGTCGGCGGGGTTGTTGCCGGTGGTGGGTTTTCTGGCGGCGGTGTTGGTGCTGGCGGAGCTGTGCGACGCGGAAGGCGTGTTCCGGTATTGCGGTTCGGTGATGGCGCGCGGGGTGGCGGACCCGGTCGGGTTGTTCGGCCGGGTGTTCCTGGCGGCCTGCGCGGTGACGGCGGTGTTGAGCCTGGACGCGACGGTGGTGCTGCTGACTCCGGTGGTGTTCTCCACGGCGGCCCGGCTCGGTTTCCGCCCGAAGCCGCACGTCTACGCGTGCGCGCATTTGTCGAACACCGGCTCGTTGCTGTTGCCGGTGTCGAATCTGACGAACTTGTTGGCTTTTTCCGCGTGCGGCTTGAGTTTCGCGGGCTTCGCGGGGGTGATGGCGGCGCCGCAGCTCGCGGCCGTGGCGGCGGAGTACGCGGTGTTGCGGTTGTTCTTCTCGAAAGATTTGGCGGGTTCGGGCTTGGCGGGCGCTGTGCCCCGGGGGCAGGAGGAGCCGCAGGGGCAACGCGCTCCGGTGTTCGCGTTGGCGGTGCTGGGATGCGTGTTGGCGGGTTTCGTGGCGGTGCAGGCGGCTGGGGCGAGTCCTGCGTGGGCGGCGCTGGCCGGGGCGGTGGCCCTCGGGGTCCGCTCGCTCGCGGCGGGCCGCACCAGTGTCGCGAAGATCGCTGGTTCGGCGCAGCCGCTGTTTTTGGTGTTTGTGCTCGCGTTGGGGGTGGTGGTGCGCGCTGTGGCGGACAACGGGCTGTCCGGGTTGTTGTCACGGACGTTGCCCCACGGCGAAGGCCTGGCCGCTTTGGCGGGGTTCGCCCTGGTGGCCGCGTTGGTTTCGAATGTCATCAATAATCTTCCAGCGGCTTTGGCGCTGGTGCCGCTGGCGGCGGCGGCGGGGCCGGGCGCGGTCCTGGCGGTGCTGCTCGGGGTGAACATCGGCCCGAACCTCACCTATGCGGGTTCGTTGGCGACGTTGCTGTGGCGGCGGGTCGCGCAGCGCAACGGGCATGCGGTGCGGTTGCGTGAGTTCACGCGTTTGGGGGCGTTGTCCACCCCGGCCGCGTTGGCGGCCGGGGTGCTCGGGCTGTGGCTTTCGCTGCGGGTCGGGGGTGTGCGATGACGGCTGTTGCGTCTGCGCGCACGGTGCGGGGGTTGGACGGGCTGGTGTTCTTCCTCGCGGATGTGCAAAGCGGGTTGGGCCCTTTCCTCGCGGTGTATCTGGCTTCGCGGGGTTGGGACGAGCAGCGGGTCGGGATCGCGCTGACGGTCGGGGGTCTTGCGGCGATCGTGTTCCAGGCCCCGGCGGGGGCGCTGGTGGACCGGCTTCGCGCGAAGCGGGCGTTGACGGCGGCGGCGGTCGCGGCCTTGGCCTGCGCGGCGCTCGCGGTGGCTTTCGTGCCCAGGTTTTGGCCGGTGCTGGGGGCGCAGGCGGTGATCGGCGCCGCTGGCACGGTGTTCGGCCCGATGATGTGCGCGCTGGCGCTGGGGGTGGTCGGCCCCGCCGGGTTCGACCGTCGGCAGGGCCGCAATCAGTCGCTGAACTCCGCTGGCAATGTGTTCGCGGCGGTGTCCATGGGTTTGCTGGGGTATTACGTCTCGAATCGCAGCGTTTTCTTTTTCGCGGCGGCGTGCGCGGTGCCGGTGTTTTTGTCGTTGCGCGCCATCCGCGCGGAGGAGATCGACCATGCGGCGGCGCGTGGTTCCGCGCCGTCGGCCAGCGGTTCCGGCGGGAGCCGGGGCATGTTCTCCGACTGGCGGCTCGGCGTGTTCTTAGTGTGCGCGGTGATGTTCCATTTCGCGAACGCGGCGATGCTGCCGCTGCTCGGCGAGCGTCTCGCGAAAGGCCAGGGGGCGAGTTCCATGATGTTCATGTCCGCCTGCGTCATCACCACGCAGCTGGTGATCGCTTGCATTGCCGCGCCGGTCGGGGCGCTCGCGGGCTCATGGGGGCGCAAACCGTTGCTGCTCGTCGCCTTCGCTGTGCTTCCGGTCCGGGGGGTGTTGTACACCTTGACGGACAGCACGGTCTCGCTTGTCGCGATCCAGGTCCTCGACGGGATCGGCGCAGGTGTGTTCGGCGTGGTTTCTGTGCTGGTCATCGCCGACCTGACCAAGGGCACGGGGCGGTTCAACTTGGTCCTTGGCCTGATGAGCACGGCGGTCGCGGTGGGGGCGTCGCTGAGCCAGACCGTCGCGGGCTCCATCGCCCACCACGGTGGGTTCGACGCGGCGATGCTTTCCCTCGCGGGGATCGCCGCCGCCGCGTTCCTGCTTTTGGCCGTGCGGATGCCGGAAACCCGCACCAGCGGCTGAAAAGCCGTTCCTGGCGTGGGCGGGCTCGTCCCGCGCACGACAACCGCTGTGGCAAAGGAGGGGAGGTTCCATGTGCCCGGCCCGAACTCGCCGTGGCGATGGCCGCGGGTTCGTTCATGGCGTTCGGCCAGCTGCTTCGCGAACGGCCTGATCTCGATGACAGCGAGGCCGCCGAACGTGTTGCGCAGAACCAGCTCCGCCTTTTCGACCGGCCCCTTCACGAGGCGCAGGAGGTGTGTTCTTGCCCGTTGCCGCAGCTCAGCGGCTTTTCTCGCCCCGCTCGTCGTCCTTGCCCCGGACGCCGGGCGCACCAGGAATTGCACATCGTTATAACAAAAATACATAGTATTTCTATATGCGTGAAACGGATAGGAAGAACGAATCTACATCGCCGAAAGTGATTCAGGACACTTTCCGCGCGTTGAGCTTGCCAAGCGGTCGCGGGGTGGTTATCGTCAAGCATCCATTAATTAACGGGTTGAATAAGTGAAAGCCCGAATTAATTGGAATCGAGGGTTTTGTCAACGACGACTCGCGAATCACTGGGGATTTGCACTGGCGAATCAGTGACGATTTGCGTTGATTACTGACGTGCTCGACCAAGGGGGTCGGACCGTTTCTTTTCTGAGCTATCCAGAAGACGTTTTTTGGTGCTCAAAATGTCTGAACAGGACTTGAAATTTATTCGTTTGCCTGGGTTTTTGCGTTGCGAGGCCGGGCGGGCTCGTTGTTGGCGCCCGCTGGGGGAATGTGAATTTCAGTTCAATTGGTGAAAGTGACAGTTGTTCAATTTTTAATTGAAAAAGTGAGGAAAAACGATATGTTTGACGCAATCTTCCGTAGCAATGAAGTGGGTGCTGTGTCCAAGGTTTCCGGGCGAACTAAACGGTATCGAGTTCGCAAAAACACTACTCTGGGAGCGTTGTCCGCCGCTTTGTTCACAGCAGTCCTGGGGGCTTCTTCGTCGTACGGACAGGGATTGCCGGACACTGTGTTGCACGATGTGTCCGAAGATGGCTGGGAAATGGTCGTTGAGACGTTGGACGAGGAAGTGAACCCGGTCGCGAACTTGGCGGACACGGCGTTCACCCGTGAGGGCTTCGTCCAATTGACCGGCGTCGGCAAGATCCTGGGCAAAGGGAAATACCCAGTGACGGCGGCGGAGCTGATTATCGGGTATCAGATCGGTTGCCAGATCGACGTGAGCCAAGGCGTCACCCTCGGCGGCAGCCTCGGAGCCAGCGCGGGAGTCGACGCCTACCAGGGCGTGGGCGTCGGCGGCATCGGCGGCGCGGGCACCCTCGTTCCTCCGATCGGCGGCGCGATCATCGGCGGCGGCGGCGCGGTCGGCGGCGCTATCCTGCACGAAGGGGCCAATGCCAGCATCGGCGGCAGCGTCCAGTTCACGCTGCGTCCCGGCGGAATCGTCGCGATCCCGATGGACCGCATCCCCCTCAAGGGCAGCGAGGCGAGGTTGCGGGTGCGGAATGTGAACGTGAAGATCGACGCCTGCGGCGGCCCGGTCAACGTGCGCTCGTTCGCCCTGCTGAGCCTGACCACGGACTACTCGCACTCCACCTTGGCCACCTACGGCACCGAGTACCCCATCTAAATCAGAAACCACTTTTGATGTGGGAATACGCCAGAGAAAGATCATGTCTTCATCCCACGCGCGGCTTCGCCGCTGAAGCGGGGATACTCAGAAAGGAAGAACTTCACATGAGGAAATGGGCCTTGAGTTCCATCTTCGTCGGATTGCTGTTCGCTCCGTCCGCAGCCGCCGACCCGGTTCTGCCGGTTCCGTCGGACCCGTACGGCGGCGGGGGAATCTACGGCGAGACCTCGCCGTACGCCCAAGGGCCGAATCCGGGCGCGGCGTTGCCACAGCCGGGTTTGATCTCGGGGACGGTCCCCGGCTCGAACGCTCCGTTGGCCACGGAATTGAGCACCGGCACCAGCGGTGTGCGGCCAGGGACGAACGCCCTGGTCCCAGGGTCGTTGAGCCACAACCCTGCCCCTGATTTCCCGGACAACTATTTCCAAGGCCCGGCGCAGAGCCTGCCGGGCCAGCCCCCGCCCAAGGTGACGCCCGCGCTGACCCAACCGGCTCCGGACCACAAGTGGGGCCCGATCGCGCAGGGCGGGGACTCGAACCCCGAGGACCCGGAGAACACCGAGTCCGCCCCGGACGCCTCGATGGCCCGCCAACTTGAGCCGGAGGCGGGCGAGGAGGAAGACGAGCCCACCGGCGACCAGTCCTTCGCCAGCCAGCTCAACTCGGACGACGACGAATGACGGGGCAGAGTCTGCGGACTGCTGCGAGCGGCGCGCTCCTTGTGGGCGCGCTGCTCGTGGCGGGCTGGTCGGGCAATTCCGCGGCCGACCCCGACTTCCCGGACATCCCGCAGGCGAATGCGGACGTGTCCCAAGAGTCAGGCGCGGCGCAACAGCGCCAAGGCTCCACGGAGCAGAGCACGGCGGAAGAGGACACAGCCGGACAGGCCACAGCGCCGGAGGACGACAACGCCCCCGCCGACGGTTTGGCTTCGCCGCAGGACTGCGTCGTCATCAAACACCTTGTCGCGCACGTCGACGTCCTCCTGCAGCGCCAAGTCTCGGTGACGCAGGGGTTCCCGACGGGCAAGGAAGGCGAACAGGCCGTGTCGCTGGACCTCGACCTGCTGAACCAAGCCCTGCCGTTCCTCGTCGGCGCGGAGACGGGCGTCCAAGACGCGGTCCAGCGCGCCAAGGTGACGAAGTACAAAAACGATCTCGGCCAGCTCAGCCTTGTCCTTGCTGAGCGAAAGACGCAGAACCTGTCGGCTCCTGCGCCGTACGCGTGGGTGGACAAGCTGTCTGCGGCGAGCAACCAGGCGGGCCGCGATTACCTGGACATCGGGAACAGCTGCGTCGTATGAGCGCTGGCGGACTTCCGAGACGTTTTTGCCCGGCCCCGGCGCTTGTCGGGGCCGGGCAAAAACGTCTCAGAACAGGTCATCCCGTCGTCGGGGACGGCTCTTTCGGCGGGAGTCCGAAGCCTTTGGCTCCGGTCACTCGTCCGCCACATACAGCTCGTCGTCCTCTTCCGGGCCGGCGGCGAGGCGGGGCAGAGTGACGCGCAACGTCGTCCCGACGCCGAGCTCGCTGCGCACCGAGGCATGCCCGCCGTGGGCTCGCACGATGGCGTTGACAATGGCCAGGCCCAGCCCGGAACCGCCGCTGGAGCGCGTTCGCGAGGGATCGACTCGGTAAAACCGCTCAAAGACGCGCTCGGCGTCCTCCGGCGCCAGCCCCGGCCCGGTGTCGCAGACCTCCACAAGCACGTCGTGGGCGTCCCCGCCCAGCGAGAGCGTGACCGTCGCGTCCTCCCCCGTGTGCAGCAGGGCGTTGCTCACCAGGTTCGAAAGCACCTGCCGCAACGAGGCGTCGTCGCCGAGGACCACGGGCGCCCCGCCGGATGGTTGGAACTCGAACCGGATGGTCCGGCTCGGGGCTATGGCCTTGGCGTCATGCACCGCGTCGGTCATGAGCTGGAGCATGTCCACAGGCTCTTTCTCCAGCGGGCGTTCCTCGTCGGTGCGGGCCAGCACGAGCAGGTCTTCGACGAGTTTGCCCATGCGGATCGCCTCGCTTTCGATCCTGGACATCGCGATTGTGGTCGAGACCCCCGCGCCTGTGCGGTGCAATTCCGCGAACCCGCGCATCGCCGTGAGCGGGGTGCGCAGCTCATGGCTCGCGTCGGCGACGAATTGGCGCATCCTGCGCTCGGAGCTTTTCGCTTTCTCCTCGGAGGCCAACGTCGCGGCGAAGGCGTGTTGGATCTGCGCCAACATCGAGTTCAGCGCCTTCGAGAGCCTGCCGACTTCGGTGCGTTCCCCCCAGTCCGGCACTCGGCGCTCCAAGTCGCCAGCCGCGATCTGATTCGCGGTACGCTCCACCTCCACCAGGGGCCGCAGGCTCCACCGCACCAAGAAGTACCCGGCGAGCCCGAGCACGAGCAGCACCCCGGTCCCGATGGCCAATTGCAGGGTCAGCAGCGAGGACAGGTTGCCGTCGACGTCGGAGAGCTCGCTGGCGACGACAATGTCGCCGTGCAGGCTCGGAACCCACACCGCGCGCCAACGGACCTGCGAGTCTCCTTCGGAAGCCACGGTCTGCGGCGTCCGCAGCTCCCAGAGGTCGGCGGGGATCTTCGGCGCGATGACTGTGCCGTCCGCCCCTCGGAAACGGCCGTACACCCGGTCGCCCACCCGGACGTAGTACCGCGCGGACGAGGCTCCTTCCGAGGAGATGG from Segniliparus rotundus DSM 44985 includes:
- a CDS encoding SLC13 family permease is translated as MSAFGAEAVAFLLLLAVLVFAVARPKGLPEAAAAVPAAGLAVLAGTVSWSEAVAESAGLLPVVGFLAAVLVLAELCDAEGVFRYCGSVMARGVADPVGLFGRVFLAACAVTAVLSLDATVVLLTPVVFSTAARLGFRPKPHVYACAHLSNTGSLLLPVSNLTNLLAFSACGLSFAGFAGVMAAPQLAAVAAEYAVLRLFFSKDLAGSGLAGAVPRGQEEPQGQRAPVFALAVLGCVLAGFVAVQAAGASPAWAALAGAVALGVRSLAAGRTSVAKIAGSAQPLFLVFVLALGVVVRAVADNGLSGLLSRTLPHGEGLAALAGFALVAALVSNVINNLPAALALVPLAAAAGPGAVLAVLLGVNIGPNLTYAGSLATLLWRRVAQRNGHAVRLREFTRLGALSTPAALAAGVLGLWLSLRVGGVR
- a CDS encoding sensor histidine kinase, which gives rise to MSRVDREAALTPQEGESRRRSPQARKLPLWLTLVSLMLVLVGGGVLVSDAIVTISFQRSVMDRIDQDITGVAQRISDRPLKPPIPPGMPIPSISYPGVPSESGAPSESPPSTTSAQATPPSTTSAQATPPTLRTEQQPSPELSQPADGAPEPSVAPISSEGASSARYYVRVGDRVYGRFRGADGTVIAPKIPADLWELRTPQTVASEGDSQVRWRAVWVPSLHGDIVVASELSDVDGNLSSLLTLQLAIGTGVLLVLGLAGYFLVRWSLRPLVEVERTANQIAAGDLERRVPDWGERTEVGRLSKALNSMLAQIQHAFAATLASEEKAKSSERRMRQFVADASHELRTPLTAMRGFAELHRTGAGVSTTIAMSRIESEAIRMGKLVEDLLVLARTDEERPLEKEPVDMLQLMTDAVHDAKAIAPSRTIRFEFQPSGGAPVVLGDDASLRQVLSNLVSNALLHTGEDATVTLSLGGDAHDVLVEVCDTGPGLAPEDAERVFERFYRVDPSRTRSSGGSGLGLAIVNAIVRAHGGHASVRSELGVGTTLRVTLPRLAAGPEEDDELYVADE
- a CDS encoding MspA family porin, with the translated sequence MSAALFTAVLGASSSYGQGLPDTVLHDVSEDGWEMVVETLDEEVNPVANLADTAFTREGFVQLTGVGKILGKGKYPVTAAELIIGYQIGCQIDVSQGVTLGGSLGASAGVDAYQGVGVGGIGGAGTLVPPIGGAIIGGGGAVGGAILHEGANASIGGSVQFTLRPGGIVAIPMDRIPLKGSEARLRVRNVNVKIDACGGPVNVRSFALLSLTTDYSHSTLATYGTEYPI
- a CDS encoding MFS transporter, producing the protein MTSLARSIAPLKGRDYRLLFLSCVISMLGDGVWLVAVPWLAIQNGADSAGVGAVVGAESVGLICFVLIGGVLTDRFSRKLVVGWSHCASFIVLAALGAITVTGSMRLWHLALSAFLLGAAAAISGPATDALVPDIVPSDDLHAANALESMARSVALRIAGPTLGGLLVALLPSVSVIAVNAASFFAAACCVALLRTARANPAASAETEAGGETKVSGRQFWRYLYGERWLWVLILWAGVLLLLQTGPRQVLLPLLVHDRFDKGASSYGILIAASGVTAILASLYIGSRALPPNYPRRMLLAWMAGAVPLAAMVFVPSFWWLLPLMGVYGFFSTIGNVYWFTLLQIHVPDEVRGRVISVDWLGSLALVPASAVLAGASQSPTYATSLFVLGGTLPVLFTAVLLARVRMPEAKSAETATTKMFEDGVVVS
- a CDS encoding MFS transporter, producing MTAVASARTVRGLDGLVFFLADVQSGLGPFLAVYLASRGWDEQRVGIALTVGGLAAIVFQAPAGALVDRLRAKRALTAAAVAALACAALAVAFVPRFWPVLGAQAVIGAAGTVFGPMMCALALGVVGPAGFDRRQGRNQSLNSAGNVFAAVSMGLLGYYVSNRSVFFFAAACAVPVFLSLRAIRAEEIDHAAARGSAPSASGSGGSRGMFSDWRLGVFLVCAVMFHFANAAMLPLLGERLAKGQGASSMMFMSACVITTQLVIACIAAPVGALAGSWGRKPLLLVAFAVLPVRGVLYTLTDSTVSLVAIQVLDGIGAGVFGVVSVLVIADLTKGTGRFNLVLGLMSTAVAVGASLSQTVAGSIAHHGGFDAAMLSLAGIAAAAFLLLAVRMPETRTSG